Proteins found in one Paenibacillus wynnii genomic segment:
- a CDS encoding aspartate aminotransferase family protein, translating to MITKTSMKDYNHRVKGLLPGGVHYNFHLPWEETPIHFLKANDSRVWDMNGEEYLDLYARFGALIVGHGNKEYNESLKETIDRVLSVSHCDMDAEALELIAKYIPSAEMIRFGLSGTEIVQNALRLARAWTGKNRFVRFEGHYHGNADNIMGGRVPRTGEPIPSDYFGDLKGTAGRAKDSLESQSYLLPWNDADLLEELFINNGDDIAAVITEPVCVNGGGVMPAPGYLKKMRELCDKYNVVLIFDEIITGFRMGLGGAQEEFNVTPDLTTLGKAIAGGGVPVSALVGKKEIMQLLVDKKVIHAGTFNGYPLGTAAVKTTLEILSRDNGLAMTQMNTKMSMIHDILKTEAEAVGLPLVIQGPPACASYHCCNDILQTTADYTFEIMSLDIILHNNLSKNGILVSSISRLYPNISLNMSDVNWFRERVGKALLDTKEIYDELI from the coding sequence GTGATAACAAAAACCAGCATGAAAGATTATAACCACCGAGTGAAGGGACTGCTGCCAGGAGGTGTGCACTATAACTTCCATCTCCCGTGGGAGGAGACCCCTATTCATTTTTTGAAAGCAAATGATAGCCGGGTTTGGGATATGAATGGTGAAGAATACCTGGATTTGTATGCTAGATTCGGTGCGCTGATCGTGGGTCACGGAAATAAGGAATACAATGAGAGCCTTAAAGAAACCATTGATAGGGTTCTCTCCGTGAGTCACTGTGATATGGATGCTGAAGCCTTGGAATTGATCGCAAAATATATACCTTCTGCTGAAATGATTCGCTTTGGACTATCGGGAACTGAAATCGTACAAAATGCACTTCGGTTAGCGAGGGCTTGGACTGGCAAAAACCGTTTTGTCAGATTTGAAGGCCATTATCACGGAAACGCAGACAATATTATGGGTGGGCGGGTTCCGAGAACCGGAGAGCCGATACCTTCTGATTATTTCGGAGATCTAAAAGGTACAGCAGGACGAGCTAAGGATTCACTTGAAAGCCAGTCCTATCTATTGCCTTGGAATGATGCCGACCTCTTGGAAGAACTATTTATCAATAACGGGGATGACATCGCAGCAGTGATTACTGAACCGGTCTGTGTAAATGGTGGAGGGGTTATGCCTGCTCCCGGGTATCTGAAAAAAATGAGAGAACTGTGTGATAAATACAATGTTGTCCTCATCTTTGATGAGATTATCACCGGGTTTCGAATGGGATTAGGCGGGGCGCAAGAAGAATTCAATGTGACTCCAGACCTGACCACACTGGGGAAAGCCATTGCTGGGGGAGGGGTTCCTGTCTCAGCACTGGTCGGTAAAAAAGAGATCATGCAGCTATTGGTAGACAAGAAAGTGATTCATGCGGGAACCTTTAACGGCTATCCCTTAGGTACAGCTGCAGTCAAAACGACCCTTGAAATCCTAAGTAGAGATAATGGATTAGCTATGACGCAAATGAACACAAAAATGAGTATGATCCACGACATTTTAAAAACGGAGGCAGAAGCTGTAGGGCTTCCACTTGTGATTCAAGGCCCGCCTGCTTGTGCATCTTATCATTGCTGCAATGACATTCTTCAAACCACTGCTGATTACACTTTTGAAATCATGTCGCTAGATATTATTCTGCATAATAACCTATCTAAGAACGGTATTCTTGTCTCATCCATCTCCCGGTTATATCCCAATATTTCACTTAACATGAGTGATGTGAATTGGTTTCGTGAGAGAGTGGGCAAGGCATTGTTGGATACAAAAGAAATATATGATGAGCTTATCTAA
- a CDS encoding acyl carrier protein — protein sequence MNYRDEIRTFIGENLSIDSDEVVFSDDDNYFELRFVNSLFAMRLVDFVEQRFGVEIENDELDLKNFSTVNNLTALMNKKLLIKEN from the coding sequence ATGAATTATCGAGACGAAATTAGAACATTTATTGGTGAAAACTTATCCATTGATAGTGACGAGGTTGTGTTTTCAGACGATGATAATTATTTTGAACTCAGATTCGTGAATTCCCTTTTTGCCATGAGATTAGTAGATTTTGTGGAACAAAGGTTTGGGGTTGAGATTGAAAATGATGAACTCGATCTTAAGAACTTCAGCACGGTAAATAATCTTACAGCTTTGATGAATAAGAAACTATTAATAAAGGAGAATTAG
- a CDS encoding thioesterase II family protein has protein sequence METEIFQQLKPGAGKWQMICFPYLGGYANSYLDLANALDEGFEVWSLNPPGHGLSTSEPVQDIGILLDMYYKELQAIIKPHCIFLGHSMGGIIAYFLAQRLLNSGDYRSNSLQLILSACNTPCEFKGTNYFNLSNDKLIDHLISYDGIPEELIHERSLLEYFLPVIRADFRVLETSSNLDFRPLDIPVSFLWGENDKVVPMESVILWMKYFSNEIKLVPIEGGSHMFISAKAKVVAEHLGELLLRQTV, from the coding sequence ATGGAAACCGAAATATTTCAACAATTGAAACCGGGCGCAGGGAAGTGGCAGATGATCTGCTTCCCTTACCTGGGAGGTTATGCGAATTCCTATCTAGACTTGGCGAATGCTTTGGATGAGGGGTTTGAAGTGTGGTCGTTAAATCCGCCGGGGCATGGGTTAAGCACAAGTGAACCAGTACAGGATATTGGAATTCTTTTGGACATGTATTACAAGGAATTGCAAGCCATAATCAAACCTCACTGTATCTTTTTGGGTCATAGCATGGGGGGGATCATCGCCTACTTTTTAGCGCAGCGTCTGCTGAATTCCGGTGATTATAGATCCAATTCTCTCCAGTTAATATTATCTGCTTGCAATACGCCTTGTGAATTTAAGGGGACTAATTATTTTAACTTATCCAACGATAAGCTCATTGATCACCTCATTTCTTATGATGGAATTCCGGAGGAACTTATTCATGAGAGAAGCTTGCTAGAATATTTTCTCCCAGTTATTCGAGCCGATTTCAGAGTATTGGAGACATCTTCGAACCTTGATTTTAGACCGTTAGATATCCCTGTCTCCTTTCTCTGGGGTGAAAATGACAAAGTAGTCCCTATGGAATCGGTAATCCTGTGGATGAAGTATTTTAGTAATGAAATCAAGTTAGTCCCTATTGAAGGCGGGTCCCATATGTTTATATCCGCTAAAGCAAAGGTTGTTGCAGAACATCTTGGTGAACTTTTACTTCGACAGACTGTATAA
- a CDS encoding HAD-IIIC family phosphatase, whose translation MDENKEIKCVVWDLDNTVWDGVLIESNDVQLKPDIVQIIRTLDERGILNSISSKNDYDLAMAKLEEFGLNDYFLYPEIHWNAKSFALEQIQKNINFGMDAILFVDDQEFELEEVKNVHPLVNCLNSSEYLTLLTNPRLSPRFITVDSARRRKMYQDDYKRKQAESEYQGPSDAFLASLNMKFSIYPAELDDLKRSEELTIRTNQLNATGKTFSYDELNALRISDDYQLLVCELEDKYGTYGKIGLALIHMGEEYWRLEMMLMSCRVISRGVGTVLLTHIMKQAKKQNKILLADFRDTGRNRMMNVSFRFAGFREKTSDENGNVVFEHDLNNIMNFPDYIELSINE comes from the coding sequence ATGGATGAGAATAAGGAGATTAAATGTGTAGTATGGGATCTAGATAACACGGTATGGGATGGCGTCCTCATAGAATCCAATGATGTGCAGCTCAAACCGGACATTGTCCAGATCATCAGAACACTGGATGAGAGGGGAATCCTTAACTCCATTTCGAGTAAAAATGACTATGATCTAGCTATGGCAAAACTTGAAGAATTTGGTTTGAATGATTACTTTCTATATCCAGAAATTCATTGGAATGCGAAATCTTTTGCCTTGGAACAAATTCAGAAAAATATCAACTTTGGGATGGATGCCATTCTCTTTGTGGATGATCAAGAATTCGAATTGGAGGAGGTGAAAAATGTTCATCCCTTGGTAAATTGCCTTAATTCAAGCGAATATCTGACACTTTTAACAAACCCTCGGTTGAGTCCAAGATTTATAACTGTGGATTCGGCCCGTAGGCGCAAAATGTATCAAGATGACTACAAGAGGAAGCAAGCAGAAAGTGAATACCAAGGACCCTCAGACGCTTTTTTGGCTTCACTCAACATGAAATTCTCCATCTACCCTGCTGAATTAGATGATTTGAAACGGTCCGAAGAACTTACTATAAGAACAAATCAGTTGAATGCCACAGGTAAAACGTTTAGTTACGATGAATTAAATGCGTTGAGAATATCTGATGATTATCAGCTGCTTGTCTGTGAATTGGAAGACAAATATGGAACCTATGGGAAAATCGGCTTGGCCCTAATCCATATGGGAGAAGAATATTGGAGACTTGAGATGATGCTGATGTCATGCAGGGTGATTTCAAGAGGAGTGGGTACCGTTCTACTCACTCATATTATGAAACAAGCTAAGAAGCAAAACAAAATTCTACTGGCGGATTTTCGGGATACCGGACGTAACCGGATGATGAATGTAAGCTTCCGATTTGCCGGGTTTCGTGAAAAAACCTCAGATGAGAATGGGAATGTTGTGTTTGAGCATGATCTGAACAACATCATGAATTTTCCTGACTATATAGAACTCTCCATCAATGAATAA
- a CDS encoding 3-hydroxyacyl-CoA dehydrogenase family protein, whose translation MQNQTIAIIGAGVMGCATALEASRHGYDVILKDISAAALEKAPKIIKQEYRSACLFNKEYSAVKLDTILSRITFQDDYSNIEDAEIVIENISENLHEKTSEYKRLAEVCKKNTLFALNTSCISITKLASFLPDPTKVIGIHLMNPVPLKEMVEVVRGYHTSDQTKEEVVSFLKSMGKSAIVIGDLPGFVSNRLSHLFMNEAAFIVQDGIATAEQVDNIIKQGFNHKMGPLETADLIGLDTVVHSLDVLYNSYHDPKYRCCPLLQKMVDAGQWGRKSRKGFYEY comes from the coding sequence ATGCAAAACCAAACAATTGCTATTATTGGCGCGGGAGTCATGGGATGTGCCACTGCACTGGAAGCCTCAAGACATGGGTATGATGTCATTCTGAAGGATATATCTGCTGCCGCTCTGGAAAAGGCCCCTAAAATAATCAAACAGGAATATCGTTCAGCATGTCTATTCAATAAAGAGTACTCCGCTGTGAAATTGGATACGATTCTGAGTCGGATTACATTTCAAGATGATTACTCGAATATTGAGGATGCCGAAATTGTTATCGAAAATATTAGTGAAAATCTGCACGAAAAGACTTCAGAATATAAGAGATTAGCTGAAGTGTGCAAGAAGAATACACTTTTTGCACTTAACACAAGTTGTATATCTATAACAAAATTGGCCTCATTTCTACCGGACCCCACAAAAGTGATCGGTATTCATCTGATGAACCCAGTGCCTCTTAAGGAAATGGTTGAAGTCGTGAGAGGCTATCATACCTCCGATCAAACTAAGGAAGAAGTGGTCTCTTTCTTAAAGAGCATGGGGAAAAGCGCTATTGTCATTGGTGATTTACCGGGGTTTGTATCCAATCGCCTTTCGCATCTATTCATGAATGAGGCCGCCTTTATCGTTCAGGATGGAATTGCTACAGCTGAACAAGTAGATAACATTATTAAACAAGGCTTCAATCATAAAATGGGACCGCTGGAAACGGCCGATTTAATAGGGCTCGACACGGTTGTCCATTCCCTGGATGTTCTGTACAACAGCTATCACGATCCCAAGTATAGATGTTGTCCATTATTGCAAAAAATGGTGGACGCAGGTCAGTGGGGGCGGAAAAGCAGAAAAGGCTTCTATGAATATTAA
- a CDS encoding ACP S-malonyltransferase — protein MRFAVLFPGQGSQYIGMCKDLIEKFPVAAKVFEEANSSLNFDIRSLILNGRLEELTRSENAQPAVVTASYALFRVFNDQYGLTPYCSAGHSLGEISALIAAGALSFSEGVTYARQRGSIMHRALEEKKGRAGIVVDLDIEVLNNIIASILVNDYVAVSGYNSPKQFIVAGYPSALRSLEKEVDKYGGQFIPFRMMPMKADAPYHTALMTYLKPELEEALRNLKFEQTSFDLWSTVTGKIIEPTDCIPSILGNQLVLPVQWNQVLSSIQDSGVDLFIDIGPQQITRNLMKENPELPVSLAFDDEEDRKKLGEMLNMEVIL, from the coding sequence ATGAGATTTGCGGTGTTATTCCCGGGGCAAGGCAGTCAGTACATTGGCATGTGCAAAGATCTGATTGAAAAGTTCCCTGTAGCGGCTAAGGTATTTGAAGAGGCAAACAGCAGCTTGAATTTTGATATCCGTTCTCTAATCTTGAATGGACGTCTGGAAGAACTAACACGTTCAGAAAATGCTCAACCGGCGGTTGTCACCGCAAGTTATGCGTTGTTTCGAGTCTTCAATGATCAATACGGACTAACACCTTATTGCAGTGCAGGTCATAGTTTAGGTGAGATTTCGGCTCTTATTGCTGCAGGAGCGTTGTCCTTTTCTGAGGGTGTCACATACGCCAGACAAAGGGGATCTATCATGCATCGTGCTCTTGAAGAAAAAAAGGGCAGAGCCGGTATTGTGGTCGATCTGGATATTGAGGTTCTGAACAACATCATTGCGTCCATTCTGGTAAATGATTATGTGGCTGTATCAGGGTATAATTCCCCCAAACAATTTATTGTTGCCGGTTATCCAAGTGCCCTTCGGTCTTTAGAAAAGGAAGTAGATAAGTATGGAGGGCAGTTTATTCCTTTTCGGATGATGCCTATGAAAGCAGATGCCCCTTATCACACTGCCTTGATGACCTATCTAAAACCTGAGTTGGAAGAAGCCTTGCGCAACCTCAAATTTGAGCAGACAAGCTTTGATCTATGGTCCACTGTAACTGGCAAAATCATTGAACCGACAGATTGCATTCCAAGCATCCTCGGCAACCAATTAGTCTTGCCTGTTCAATGGAATCAGGTCCTCTCAAGCATCCAAGATTCAGGAGTGGACTTATTCATAGATATCGGGCCGCAGCAAATTACAAGGAACCTTATGAAAGAGAATCCGGAGCTGCCGGTCAGCTTAGCCTTTGATGATGAAGAAGACCGGAAGAAACTGGGTGAAATGTTGAATATGGAGGTGATCCTGTGA